In Clostridium sporogenes, one genomic interval encodes:
- a CDS encoding peptidase has protein sequence MDKYIHKKGFTLIEIMFFMSLCIIVFTVSFTKISGYNKIKNNIAVDETGVSLVNFINNSRERCREEKKQGYIYFNIKENKMGFNIAYICKEDFYFTEGIVLESVNSPGGKIAIDNRGFTSDACTLKFKDNGGKTHKVTICVGTAHVEFKG, from the coding sequence TTGGATAAATACATACATAAGAAAGGTTTTACGTTAATAGAAATAATGTTTTTTATGAGCTTATGTATCATAGTATTTACTGTTAGTTTTACCAAAATATCTGGCTATAACAAAATAAAAAATAATATTGCAGTAGATGAAACGGGGGTTTCTTTGGTGAACTTTATAAATAATTCTAGAGAAAGATGTAGAGAAGAAAAAAAGCAGGGTTATATTTATTTTAATATTAAAGAAAACAAGATGGGATTCAATATAGCCTATATATGTAAAGAAGATTTTTATTTTACAGAGGGAATTGTTTTAGAGTCAGTAAATTCACCAGGAGGGAAAATAGCTATAGATAATAGAGGTTTTACTAGTGATGCTTGTACTTTGAAGTTTAAAGATAATGGAGGGAAAACACACAAAGTAACTATTTGTGTTGGAACAGCTCATGTGGAATTTAAAGGATAA
- the dapF gene encoding diaminopimelate epimerase: MEFTKMTGNGNDFIVLDDRKGELIGKEKELAQKLCNRHFSIGADGILFVRESNTNAQIQMVIINADGSYASMCGNGIRCFAKYVWEKAIVKENPMIIETGDGLKEAFLDIEEDKVKYITINMGEPIFEGEKISNEEEKIINKSIRENNKEYSITAFHMGVPHTIIFGNLDEYDIGEGKNIETLPLFKEGTNVNFCEVVDKNKIKVKTWERGAGPTLACGTGSCASAIAANLLGYTGKSTEVILPGGKLFIEIKEEGVFMKGPADICFRGEIDV; this comes from the coding sequence ATGGAGTTTACTAAAATGACTGGAAACGGTAATGATTTTATAGTTTTAGATGACAGAAAGGGAGAGCTTATAGGAAAAGAAAAGGAATTAGCACAAAAATTATGTAATAGACATTTTAGTATAGGGGCAGATGGTATTTTATTTGTAAGGGAAAGTAATACAAATGCTCAAATACAAATGGTAATAATAAATGCAGATGGTTCTTATGCTTCTATGTGTGGAAATGGTATAAGATGCTTTGCAAAATATGTATGGGAAAAAGCTATAGTAAAAGAAAATCCTATGATAATAGAAACAGGAGATGGATTAAAGGAAGCTTTTTTAGATATTGAAGAGGATAAAGTAAAATATATTACTATTAATATGGGAGAGCCTATATTTGAAGGAGAAAAGATATCTAATGAAGAGGAAAAAATAATAAATAAAAGTATTAGAGAAAATAATAAGGAATATTCCATAACAGCCTTTCATATGGGAGTACCTCATACTATAATATTTGGCAACTTAGATGAATATGATATAGGAGAAGGCAAAAATATAGAAACATTACCTCTATTTAAGGAGGGAACTAATGTAAACTTCTGTGAGGTAGTGGATAAAAATAAGATAAAGGTAAAAACCTGGGAAAGGGGTGCAGGACCAACTTTAGCTTGTGGTACTGGAAGTTGTGCATCAGCTATAGCAGCTAATTTATTAGGTTATACAGGAAAGTCTACAGAGGTAATATTGCCTGGTGGGAAACTTTTCATAGAAATTAAAGAAGAGGGTGTTTTTATGAAAGGCCCTGCAGATATTTGTTTTAGAGGGGAAATAGATGTATAA
- the spoIIIAD gene encoding stage III sporulation protein AD, with amino-acid sequence MEIIKIVAFAFISLFLILIFKGRRDDLAVQISIAAGAIIFLFLTSKITAILQFMQQLASKTNIDFIYLSTVFKILGIAYLATFCSEICKDAGENSLASKVEFAGKILILGLAIPILMAVLQSILKIM; translated from the coding sequence ATGGAAATCATTAAAATAGTAGCCTTTGCATTTATTTCACTATTTTTAATACTAATATTTAAAGGAAGAAGAGATGATTTAGCAGTCCAAATAAGTATTGCAGCAGGAGCCATAATATTTTTATTTTTAACATCTAAAATAACAGCCATACTTCAATTTATGCAACAACTAGCTTCAAAAACTAATATAGATTTTATATATTTAAGCACAGTTTTTAAAATATTAGGAATAGCTTATTTGGCTACCTTTTGTAGTGAGATATGCAAAGACGCAGGAGAAAATAGCTTAGCATCAAAAGTAGAATTTGCTGGTAAGATACTAATACTTGGACTTGCCATACCTATACTTATGGCAGTACTTCAATCTATTTTAAAGATTATGTAG
- the spoIIIAB gene encoding stage III sporulation protein SpoIIIAB, with protein MFKILGSLLIFVGSLYWGITTANKFKYRRDELLELERCISELKNEIAYTYTSIPDILMNISLKSKKPISTLFKKISNMLYENKVNSIYEAFNKGFLEEKDNMALKEEDIDIILDLSKNLGQWDPKGHENIIELTLYNLKKQSDRAEETMIKNMKMYKYLGFSIGAVLVIIFI; from the coding sequence ATGTTTAAAATTTTAGGAAGTTTATTAATTTTTGTTGGAAGTTTATATTGGGGGATAACTACTGCTAATAAATTTAAATATAGAAGAGATGAACTTTTAGAATTGGAGCGATGTATAAGTGAACTAAAAAATGAAATAGCCTATACCTATACTTCCATACCAGATATATTAATGAATATATCCTTAAAAAGTAAAAAACCTATAAGTACTTTGTTTAAAAAAATTTCCAATATGCTCTATGAAAATAAAGTGAATAGTATTTATGAAGCTTTTAATAAAGGTTTTTTAGAGGAAAAAGACAATATGGCACTAAAAGAGGAAGATATAGATATAATATTAGATTTATCTAAAAATTTAGGCCAGTGGGATCCAAAGGGACATGAAAACATAATAGAGTTAACTCTTTATAATTTGAAGAAACAAAGTGATAGAGCAGAGGAAACCATGATAAAAAATATGAAAATGTATAAATATTTGGGCTTTTCCATAGGGGCTGTATTGGTGATTATATTTATATAA
- a CDS encoding GspE/PulE family protein, with translation MSFSTNHLDLDEIVPNSKELRVKKQCQNIDFSTLSVESSLLKLLPDHICRKHNILPLKIIDEQLYIASSSYLKEKVLYKISFITGKNIKIVLCNREDILGAIKRFYTNYEEKYNAQGIKEEKVIPYEENKEKKLEGPIIKLTDSIIEEAVWRKASDIHIEPFKDFALIRFRIDGILIEFKKISKKIYMSICTRIKIMSYMNIAEKNIPQDGKIQNNYRENNDFRVSTLPTVYGEKLVIRILYKNEKISDLNSLGFLKEDRKNIEKMLKKPNGLILITGPTGSGKSTTLYSMLQYINNKEKNIITIEEPVEYTIAGINQVNVDHKRDLTFLKGLKSILRQDPDIIMVGEIRDEETAKVAVRASITGHLVLSTLHTNGALESIVRLLDMNIEPYILSDALRGIISQRLVRKICPYCKEAYIPSKEERDFVNVEEKFLLYKGEGCHKCNNTGYIGRSILYEYININKGKKNLIKNIFKNHNEEIFLENSLKENINKALKQGRTSFSEIQKII, from the coding sequence ATGAGCTTTTCTACGAATCATCTAGATTTAGATGAAATTGTTCCAAACTCTAAAGAACTAAGAGTTAAAAAACAGTGTCAGAATATAGACTTTAGTACTTTAAGTGTAGAGTCATCTTTACTAAAATTATTACCAGATCATATTTGTAGAAAACATAATATATTACCACTAAAAATAATTGATGAGCAATTATATATAGCATCTTCAAGTTATTTAAAAGAAAAGGTTTTGTATAAAATATCCTTTATTACGGGTAAAAATATAAAAATAGTGCTTTGTAATAGAGAAGATATTCTAGGAGCTATAAAGAGATTCTATACAAATTATGAAGAAAAATATAATGCCCAAGGGATAAAGGAAGAAAAAGTTATACCTTATGAAGAAAATAAAGAAAAAAAGTTAGAAGGTCCTATAATAAAGTTAACAGATTCTATAATAGAAGAGGCTGTTTGGCGAAAGGCTAGTGACATACATATAGAACCCTTCAAAGATTTTGCTTTAATAAGATTTAGAATAGATGGTATTCTAATAGAATTCAAAAAAATATCAAAAAAAATTTACATGTCTATTTGCACTCGTATAAAAATAATGAGCTATATGAATATAGCAGAAAAAAATATTCCCCAGGATGGTAAAATACAAAATAATTATAGGGAGAATAATGACTTTAGAGTATCCACATTGCCCACAGTATATGGTGAAAAATTAGTTATAAGAATACTATATAAAAATGAAAAAATATCAGATTTAAATTCCTTAGGATTTTTAAAAGAAGACAGAAAAAATATAGAAAAAATGCTTAAAAAGCCTAATGGATTAATTTTGATTACCGGCCCAACCGGTAGCGGTAAATCTACAACTTTATATTCTATGCTTCAATATATAAACAACAAAGAAAAAAATATAATAACTATTGAAGAGCCGGTAGAATATACTATAGCTGGTATAAATCAAGTTAATGTAGATCATAAAAGGGATTTAACTTTTTTAAAAGGATTAAAGTCAATACTTAGACAAGATCCAGATATAATAATGGTAGGAGAAATTAGAGATGAAGAAACAGCTAAAGTAGCGGTAAGGGCTTCTATAACAGGACATTTAGTTCTATCTACGTTGCATACCAATGGGGCTTTAGAATCTATAGTAAGACTTTTAGATATGAACATAGAGCCGTATATTTTAAGTGATGCCTTAAGAGGGATTATTTCACAAAGATTAGTAAGAAAAATATGTCCCTATTGCAAAGAAGCTTATATCCCTTCAAAGGAGGAAAGAGATTTTGTGAATGTAGAAGAAAAATTCTTACTATATAAGGGTGAAGGATGCCATAAATGCAATAACACAGGTTATATAGGTAGAAGTATTCTTTATGAATATATAAATATTAATAAAGGAAAAAAGAACTTAATTAAAAATATATTTAAAAATCATAATGAAGAAATTTTTTTAGAAAATAGTTTAAAAGAAAATATTAACAAAGCATTAAAGCAGGGAAGGACATCCTTTAGTGAAATCCAAAAAATAATATAA
- a CDS encoding type II secretion system protein, translating into MIKRKGFSIIEILIGLSIMSIVSLYIIKITVRYTSNYKIKNEETLETVYIEEAFNLIKYVLDKEASSKVIEDVIKVERADDKGYDYIRKDRAGNIIISYGAKYSPTTNNICRGVKEFNVKEKGDVIHLKIVGKKGKEYIRCLIKKE; encoded by the coding sequence ATGATAAAGAGGAAAGGTTTTTCTATAATAGAAATTTTAATAGGATTATCAATTATGTCTATAGTGAGTCTTTATATAATTAAAATTACTGTAAGGTACACAAGTAATTATAAAATTAAAAATGAAGAAACCTTAGAGACTGTTTATATAGAAGAAGCTTTTAATCTTATAAAGTATGTTCTAGATAAAGAAGCATCATCAAAGGTTATAGAAGATGTTATAAAAGTAGAAAGAGCAGATGATAAAGGATATGACTATATAAGAAAAGATAGGGCTGGAAATATAATTATAAGTTATGGTGCTAAATATTCTCCTACTACTAATAATATCTGTAGAGGGGTAAAAGAATTTAATGTAAAAGAAAAGGGTGATGTAATACATTTAAAGATAGTAGGAAAGAAAGGGAAAGAATATATAAGATGTTTAATAAAAAAAGAATAA
- the aroQ gene encoding type II 3-dehydroquinate dehydratase has translation MNNILIINGPNLNLLGKREPDVYGNITLENINKEIKSHFKNEDLKIDFFQSNEEGTIINKIIASEEEYNAIVMNPAAYSHYSIAILDAIRSINIPVIEVHLSNIYRREEYRKKSVTAEASLGVISGFGYYGYIMAIEFILNNLVREE, from the coding sequence GTGAATAATATATTGATCATTAATGGACCTAATTTAAATTTATTAGGCAAAAGAGAGCCGGATGTATATGGCAATATTACTTTAGAAAATATAAACAAAGAAATAAAATCACATTTTAAAAATGAAGATTTAAAAATAGATTTTTTTCAAAGTAATGAAGAAGGAACAATTATAAATAAAATAATTGCATCAGAAGAAGAATATAATGCTATAGTTATGAATCCTGCAGCCTATTCTCATTATAGTATAGCTATATTAGATGCTATAAGAAGTATAAATATACCTGTAATAGAGGTTCACTTAAGCAATATATATAGAAGAGAAGAATATAGAAAAAAATCTGTTACTGCAGAAGCTTCTTTAGGTGTTATTAGTGGTTTTGGCTATTATGGATATATAATGGCTATAGAATTTATTTTAAATAATTTAGTAAGGGAAGAATAA
- a CDS encoding type II secretion system protein, which produces MKLTLKKMKKKKGFTLIELMVVISIILVLASFLVPKLTAYKDKAKDTKAINTGKQIQVAAINSYNENNESFNSNNLKEDIETFTGIKVDSASESKIGEAVDVAYKSDNENYIVQIDLEGNSYSVKKDNKTIFPK; this is translated from the coding sequence ATGAAATTAACTCTAAAAAAAATGAAAAAAAAGAAAGGGTTTACACTTATAGAACTCATGGTGGTTATTTCTATAATATTGGTGTTAGCTAGTTTCTTAGTACCAAAACTCACAGCTTATAAGGATAAGGCAAAGGACACTAAAGCTATCAATACAGGGAAGCAAATACAGGTAGCAGCTATCAATAGCTATAACGAAAACAATGAGAGCTTTAATAGTAACAATTTAAAAGAAGATATAGAAACTTTTACAGGAATTAAAGTAGATTCAGCCAGTGAATCTAAGATTGGAGAGGCAGTGGATGTTGCTTATAAAAGTGATAATGAAAATTATATTGTACAAATAGATCTTGAAGGAAATAGTTATAGCGTAAAAAAGGATAATAAAACCATATTCCCTAAATAG
- a CDS encoding prepilin-type N-terminal cleavage/methylation domain-containing protein, protein MWNLKDKKGFIMIEILCALSIFIMLLSGALVASKNASKIKCEYREREKYIGLLQGVKNEVMYNFTYEDLKNLKEENKLYIHKEEMNWDFHQNKDTKMLFTNIVPQKEPYLEMRITETEIFKVNLILNYEERKEKKRVHCEFYKGRYKR, encoded by the coding sequence ATGTGGAATTTAAAGGATAAAAAAGGATTCATAATGATAGAGATATTATGTGCTTTGTCGATATTTATAATGCTTTTATCAGGTGCTTTAGTAGCTAGCAAAAATGCTTCTAAAATAAAGTGTGAGTATAGGGAAAGAGAAAAATATATAGGACTTTTACAGGGGGTAAAAAATGAAGTTATGTACAATTTTACTTATGAGGATTTAAAAAATTTAAAAGAAGAAAATAAATTATATATACATAAAGAAGAAATGAACTGGGATTTTCACCAAAATAAAGATACAAAAATGCTATTTACAAACATTGTACCCCAAAAGGAACCTTACTTAGAAATGAGAATTACTGAAACAGAGATATTTAAAGTTAATTTAATATTAAATTATGAAGAAAGAAAAGAAAAAAAGAGGGTTCACTGTGAATTTTATAAAGGTAGGTACAAAAGATGA
- a CDS encoding type II secretion system F family protein yields MDLFYYKAKDIKGNVLKGTCNEKEKVNIYKELREKGYFLLNITNKNIFKIRSEKITLKDCSILCNKLHMLMASGINITDAINIVYEDFNNTPVKNSLYTIKNNILRGDSIYNSFRAFSNIYPKFLLSMIYIGEESGRIQYVFSDLKNFYENKYKFNKEIKNALIYPIIVLIAFIIMLYILIHMVVPSFIGIFNELGGSIPKKTLGMITAIKVFNVILGILFISISFILLSSKFFYKRYKIKYAIDNLKIKTPILGQIYKNIFICNFSNSMNLMIKSGIPINKSLNLLEEITDNYIFKENIKNLNKNIKDGKSVSFSLNKCNFSNKILLSMVRVGEESGKLEESFYSVYNILKKDLEEKLKVSVKLIEPTIIIFMSLIICIIFLYVFIPMMNLVDLI; encoded by the coding sequence ATGGATTTATTTTATTATAAGGCCAAGGATATTAAAGGAAATGTACTAAAAGGAACCTGTAATGAAAAAGAAAAGGTTAATATTTATAAAGAATTAAGAGAAAAGGGATATTTCTTATTAAATATAACTAATAAAAATATATTTAAAATAAGAAGTGAAAAAATTACATTAAAGGACTGCTCAATTTTATGCAATAAACTTCATATGCTCATGGCTTCAGGGATAAACATAACAGATGCTATAAATATAGTTTATGAGGATTTTAATAATACTCCTGTAAAAAATAGTCTCTATACCATAAAAAATAATATATTAAGGGGAGATAGCATTTATAATAGTTTTAGAGCTTTTAGTAATATATATCCTAAATTTTTATTGAGTATGATATATATAGGAGAGGAAAGTGGAAGAATCCAATATGTTTTTTCTGATTTGAAAAATTTTTATGAAAATAAATATAAATTTAATAAAGAAATAAAAAATGCATTAATATATCCTATAATAGTTTTAATAGCATTTATAATAATGTTATATATACTTATACATATGGTAGTTCCAAGCTTCATAGGAATATTTAATGAATTAGGAGGCAGTATTCCTAAAAAGACTTTAGGTATGATTACCGCAATTAAAGTTTTTAATGTTATTCTAGGAATATTATTTATAAGTATAAGTTTTATTTTGCTAAGTAGCAAATTTTTTTATAAAAGATACAAAATAAAGTATGCAATTGATAATTTAAAAATAAAAACACCAATATTAGGTCAAATCTATAAAAATATCTTTATATGCAATTTTTCTAATAGCATGAATTTAATGATTAAGTCAGGCATTCCTATAAATAAATCTCTAAATTTATTAGAAGAAATTACGGATAATTATATATTTAAAGAGAACATAAAAAATTTAAATAAGAATATAAAAGATGGAAAGAGTGTAAGCTTTTCTTTAAATAAGTGTAATTTCTCTAACAAGATACTTTTATCAATGGTACGTGTAGGAGAAGAAAGCGGAAAGTTAGAAGAAAGCTTTTATAGTGTTTATAATATTTTGAAGAAGGATTTAGAAGAAAAATTAAAAGTAAGTGTAAAACTTATAGAACCTACAATAATAATTTTCATGTCCTTAATAATATGCATAATATTCCTTTATGTGTTTATTCCAATGATGAATTTAGTGGACTTAATTTAA
- a CDS encoding CD1247 N-terminal domain-containing protein, translating to MKSITSKVSYLKGLIEGLEVKEDSKEGKIISVMSDILQDIAYEVEDMKESQSIIQEYVDTIDQDLLSLQEDFYDEDEDEDFLEDFMGIECPMCDETIYIDKDVFGGKANICCPNCHKEISLNNICSCDYECEELKNKND from the coding sequence GTGAAATCTATTACTTCAAAGGTATCCTATTTAAAAGGTCTTATAGAAGGGCTAGAGGTTAAAGAGGATAGTAAAGAAGGAAAAATAATTTCTGTTATGTCTGATATATTACAGGACATAGCTTATGAAGTTGAAGATATGAAAGAATCTCAAAGTATAATACAGGAATATGTAGATACTATAGATCAAGATTTACTTTCCCTTCAGGAAGATTTTTATGATGAGGATGAAGATGAGGATTTTCTAGAAGATTTTATGGGAATAGAATGTCCTATGTGTGATGAAACCATCTATATTGATAAAGATGTATTTGGAGGTAAAGCAAATATTTGTTGTCCAAATTGCCACAAAGAAATATCCTTAAACAATATATGTAGTTGTGACTATGAATGTGAAGAATTAAAAAATAAAAACGATTAG
- a CDS encoding shikimate kinase has protein sequence MENIILIGMPLSGKSTLGRELSKILKYDFIDTDILMEEIEGKSIKEIFKIYGEDYFREKELEIINKLKKENNKVISTGGGLPIYNGNIYKLKNIGFTVYLKVPLEELIKRMVKKENNTRPLLKDNDTKFLEGMYKERIEIYEKAHTIICNTSKEESLITIVRAYKKCEGI, from the coding sequence TTGGAGAATATTATTTTAATAGGTATGCCTTTAAGTGGAAAAAGCACCTTAGGTAGAGAACTTAGTAAGATTTTAAAATATGATTTTATAGATACGGATATACTTATGGAAGAAATAGAAGGTAAAAGTATAAAAGAAATATTTAAAATATATGGGGAAGATTATTTTAGAGAAAAGGAATTAGAAATTATAAACAAGCTAAAAAAAGAAAATAATAAGGTTATATCTACAGGTGGGGGACTTCCCATATATAATGGGAACATATATAAACTAAAAAATATTGGTTTTACAGTATATCTTAAGGTGCCATTAGAAGAGTTAATTAAAAGAATGGTAAAAAAAGAAAATAATACAAGGCCTCTTTTAAAAGACAATGATACAAAATTTTTAGAGGGAATGTACAAAGAGAGAATAGAGATTTATGAAAAAGCTCATACTATAATATGTAATACTAGCAAAGAGGAAAGCTTAATTACAATTGTAAGGGCCTATAAAAAATGTGAGGGTATATAA
- the spoIIIAC gene encoding stage III sporulation protein AC, which produces MLDIELIFKIAGVSILIIILDKILKSSGKDDYAVVTNLAGIVVILMMVINLINKLFNAVKTMFQI; this is translated from the coding sequence ATGCTGGACATAGAGTTGATTTTTAAGATAGCGGGAGTAAGCATATTGATTATAATTTTGGATAAAATATTAAAATCTAGTGGTAAAGATGATTATGCAGTGGTAACTAATTTAGCAGGTATAGTTGTAATACTTATGATGGTAATAAATTTGATAAATAAATTATTTAATGCGGTAAAAACCATGTTCCAAATTTAA
- the efp gene encoding elongation factor P codes for MISAGDLRKGTTFEQDGQVYVVVEFLHVKPGKGAAFVRTKLKNAITGAVTETTFNPTAKLQEAVIERKEMQYLYTDGELYYFMDQETFEQIPLNYDKVEEAIKFLKENMFATIKFFKGEAFSVEAPNFVELTISHTEPGAKGNTTSNVMKPATLETGATIQVPLFVNEGETIRVDTRTGEYMERV; via the coding sequence ATGATATCAGCAGGAGATTTAAGAAAAGGAACTACTTTTGAACAAGATGGACAAGTATACGTAGTTGTAGAATTCCTACATGTAAAACCAGGTAAAGGAGCGGCTTTCGTAAGAACTAAGTTAAAGAATGCCATAACTGGAGCTGTAACAGAAACAACTTTTAATCCAACTGCAAAACTTCAAGAAGCAGTTATTGAAAGAAAAGAAATGCAATATTTATATACTGATGGAGAATTATATTATTTCATGGATCAAGAAACTTTTGAACAAATCCCATTAAATTATGATAAAGTTGAAGAAGCTATAAAATTCTTAAAAGAAAATATGTTTGCTACAATAAAATTCTTTAAAGGAGAAGCTTTCTCAGTAGAAGCACCAAACTTTGTTGAATTAACTATATCTCATACAGAACCAGGTGCAAAAGGAAATACTACTAGTAACGTAATGAAACCAGCTACATTAGAAACTGGAGCTACAATTCAAGTTCCATTATTCGTAAATGAAGGAGAAACTATCAGAGTAGATACAAGAACTGGTGAATATATGGAAAGAGTTTAG
- the spoIIIAA gene encoding stage III sporulation protein AA, giving the protein MYTKEILNILPSHISRLICDLDEVDKLQEIRFKIGKPICFQIGNREKLASYEMKREDIKSIVQRMSNYSIYSFEEEIKQGYLTIKGGHRVGICGRCVIDGGKVKTIRDISSLNIRICREIYNASKLVMPYIVENGQVLNTIIISPPKCGKTTIIRDISKKISDGVDALNLKGQKVSVIDERSEIAGSYNGVPQLDVGLRTDVLDNCPKSEGIVMAIRSMAPEVIICDEIGTYKDAESILIALNSGVSLITTIHGFGVEDIYNRPVFKEIVENKVFKRAIVLSSKKSVGTLEYVYDFNKKTKLYCRII; this is encoded by the coding sequence TTGTATACAAAAGAAATTCTAAATATACTTCCAAGTCATATAAGTAGATTAATATGTGATTTAGATGAAGTAGATAAACTTCAAGAAATAAGATTTAAAATAGGAAAACCTATATGTTTCCAAATAGGCAATAGAGAAAAGCTTGCATCTTATGAAATGAAAAGAGAGGATATAAAATCTATAGTTCAAAGAATGAGTAATTACTCTATTTATAGTTTTGAAGAAGAAATAAAACAGGGATACCTAACTATAAAAGGCGGTCATAGGGTTGGGATATGTGGTAGATGTGTAATAGATGGAGGCAAAGTTAAAACTATAAGAGATATAAGTTCTTTAAATATAAGAATTTGTAGAGAAATATATAATGCCTCAAAACTAGTTATGCCCTATATAGTAGAAAATGGACAGGTCTTAAATACTATAATAATTTCGCCACCTAAATGTGGAAAAACTACTATAATAAGGGATATATCTAAAAAAATATCTGACGGAGTGGATGCTTTAAATCTAAAAGGTCAAAAAGTATCTGTTATAGATGAAAGAAGTGAAATAGCTGGGAGTTATAATGGTGTTCCTCAGTTAGATGTGGGTTTGAGAACGGATGTTTTAGATAATTGTCCTAAAAGTGAAGGTATAGTAATGGCTATAAGAAGTATGGCACCAGAAGTAATAATCTGTGATGAAATAGGAACCTATAAGGATGCAGAAAGTATACTTATTGCTTTAAATTCAGGAGTAAGTTTAATAACAACTATACATGGCTTTGGAGTGGAGGATATTTATAATAGGCCTGTCTTTAAAGAAATAGTAGAAAATAAAGTTTTTAAAAGAGCTATAGTTTTAAGCTCTAAAAAATCTGTAGGTACTTTAGAATATGTATATGATTTTAATAAGAAAACCAAGCTTTACTGTAGGATAATTTAA